A single region of the Streptomyces vilmorinianum genome encodes:
- a CDS encoding fumarylacetoacetate hydrolase family protein, with protein sequence MSTNVLRTTDGWWVVRDDRAVRIQTKAVTTAELLADRAAVREAAGSEDPGTPVADLVALPPVTTPCRVVAQMVNYRSHARDSGFTGEIPPTFFRKASGSVSGPHEAIVRPAHVKFLDYEIELGLVMGAPLPVGTVVEERDLPRYVAGLVLTNDVSARDVQLTKTQFYESKSYPTFTPTGPYLALLEPEDFAHLLDLRLRLSVNGEPRQDRTLADMIVRPAQALTLLARFQTLDPGDLLLTGTPGGTALKAPPKPVEKIGALLPPALKWKAFFNGQAKNPRYLREGDLITATIATPDGRIDLGEQQTPVTDAT encoded by the coding sequence ATGAGTACCAACGTTCTGCGCACCACCGACGGCTGGTGGGTCGTCCGGGACGACCGCGCCGTCCGCATCCAGACCAAGGCGGTCACCACCGCCGAACTGCTCGCCGACCGCGCCGCCGTACGAGAGGCCGCGGGGAGCGAGGATCCGGGCACTCCCGTCGCCGACCTGGTGGCGCTTCCTCCGGTCACCACCCCGTGCCGGGTGGTCGCCCAGATGGTGAACTACCGCAGCCACGCCCGCGATTCGGGATTCACCGGCGAGATCCCGCCGACCTTCTTCCGCAAGGCGTCCGGCTCGGTCAGCGGCCCGCACGAGGCGATCGTCCGCCCCGCGCACGTGAAGTTCCTCGACTACGAAATCGAACTCGGTCTCGTCATGGGCGCCCCCCTGCCCGTGGGCACCGTCGTCGAGGAGCGGGACCTGCCGCGGTACGTCGCCGGACTCGTCCTCACCAACGACGTCAGCGCCCGGGACGTCCAGCTGACCAAGACCCAGTTCTACGAGAGCAAGTCCTACCCGACCTTCACACCGACGGGGCCCTACCTGGCCCTGCTGGAGCCCGAGGACTTCGCTCATCTGCTCGACCTGCGGCTGAGGCTGTCGGTCAACGGCGAACCGCGCCAGGACCGCACGCTCGCCGACATGATCGTACGGCCCGCGCAGGCGCTCACCCTGCTCGCCCGCTTCCAGACCCTGGATCCGGGCGACCTGCTGCTGACCGGTACCCCCGGCGGCACGGCCCTGAAGGCCCCGCCCAAGCCGGTCGAGAAGATCGGGGCGTTGCTGCCGCCCGCGCTGAAGTGGAAGGCGTTCTTCAACGGCCAGGCCAAGAACCCCCGTTACCTGCGCGAGGGCGACCTCATCACCGCGACGATCGCCACGCCGGACGGACGGATCGACCTCGGCGAGCAGCAGACCCCTGTGACGGACGCGACGTGA
- a CDS encoding zinc-binding dehydrogenase, producing MPAAADVHLIDGSLVPQFATSDTVTVGHEVSGVIHTLGPDLKRGLTVGTRVTLEAGKTCGRCAGCVRRRPCTQMLTAGIDYDGGWAQYTLAREDTLIPIPDAVSTPYAAVVTTAGVRPAQAVGVWGVGGVGAHNVRLARLVGAAPVIAIDPLPGARSRALAFGADVARYPTAPDFADHVRAATGERGLDFAFDCAGVPAVREQAASVLGQGGALILVGITPTPLTITEGLTFNYLGKQVRGHYGGTPESVTELVRLAAAGRLDLAPSITDHIPLADAADAVNRLEHKVGDPIRLVLVLVP from the coding sequence GTGCCCGCAGCAGCGGACGTCCACCTGATCGACGGCTCTCTCGTCCCGCAGTTCGCCACCTCCGACACGGTCACCGTCGGCCACGAGGTCTCCGGTGTGATCCACACGCTTGGCCCCGACCTCAAGCGGGGCCTGACCGTCGGCACCCGCGTGACCCTGGAGGCCGGCAAGACCTGCGGCCGGTGCGCCGGCTGCGTGCGCCGCCGCCCCTGCACCCAGATGCTCACCGCCGGAATCGACTACGACGGCGGCTGGGCCCAGTACACCCTCGCCCGCGAGGACACCCTCATCCCCATCCCCGACGCGGTCTCCACCCCCTACGCCGCCGTCGTCACCACCGCCGGCGTGCGCCCCGCCCAGGCCGTCGGCGTCTGGGGCGTGGGTGGTGTGGGCGCGCACAACGTGCGCCTGGCCCGCCTGGTCGGCGCCGCGCCGGTCATCGCCATCGACCCACTGCCCGGCGCCCGGTCGCGCGCTCTGGCCTTCGGCGCGGACGTCGCCCGCTACCCGACGGCCCCCGACTTCGCCGACCACGTCCGCGCGGCGACCGGCGAACGGGGTCTGGACTTCGCCTTCGACTGCGCCGGCGTGCCCGCCGTCCGCGAGCAGGCCGCGTCCGTGCTCGGTCAGGGCGGTGCCCTGATCCTGGTGGGCATCACACCGACGCCGCTGACCATCACCGAGGGCCTGACCTTCAACTACCTGGGCAAGCAGGTACGCGGGCACTACGGCGGCACTCCGGAGTCCGTCACCGAGCTGGTGCGGCTGGCCGCGGCCGGCCGCCTCGACCTGGCCCCGTCCATCACCGACCACATCCCGCTGGCGGATGCCGCCGATGCGGTCAACCGGCTTGAGCACAAGGTCGGCGACCCGATCCGTCTCGTCCTCGTCCTCGTCCCCTGA
- a CDS encoding VOC family protein: MPPTPVDRAAPQTPHQDLHSERGALRGEHPGRARNPVIKVADLAWLEFEKPDLDRAEVFARDFGFAIAARTERELWLRGTFAGSPCMVIRRGRTSRFIGPAFRAAERSDLDRLARATGGAVRDIDVPGGGQSVALLDPSGFPVRVAHCAEQLPALPEQQPLSLNFGTEHRRTNTTQRPPREPSRIQRLGHVVLETRVFARALDWYLDTLGMIVSDFLFLDGQRERGPTMAFIRCDQGGLAVDHHTLAMHLGPGNGYVHSAYQVTDLDAIAGGGEYLAERGYRRSWGIGRHIQGSQLFDYWRDPDRFMLEHFADGDLFSCDIEPGWASMSASGLAQWGPPVTRDFLGTNPSPAKLREVMAALRGDNELDPARLLGLMKAMSS, translated from the coding sequence ATGCCCCCCACCCCCGTTGACAGGGCCGCTCCCCAGACGCCCCACCAAGACCTTCACAGCGAGCGGGGTGCCCTCCGCGGCGAGCACCCCGGGCGCGCCCGGAATCCCGTGATCAAGGTGGCCGACCTGGCCTGGCTGGAGTTCGAGAAGCCGGATCTGGACCGAGCCGAGGTGTTCGCGCGTGACTTCGGGTTCGCGATCGCCGCCCGCACCGAGCGGGAGCTGTGGCTGCGCGGCACGTTCGCGGGCTCCCCCTGCATGGTCATCCGGCGCGGGCGCACCTCCCGCTTCATCGGACCGGCGTTCCGCGCGGCCGAGCGGAGCGACCTGGACCGGTTGGCCCGCGCCACCGGCGGTGCCGTCAGGGACATCGACGTACCTGGAGGAGGACAGTCGGTCGCCCTGCTCGACCCCTCGGGCTTCCCGGTCCGGGTCGCCCACTGTGCCGAACAGCTGCCCGCGCTACCCGAGCAGCAGCCTCTGTCCCTCAACTTCGGCACCGAGCACCGCCGTACGAACACCACCCAGCGACCGCCCCGTGAGCCGTCCCGTATCCAGCGGCTCGGCCACGTCGTGCTGGAGACACGGGTGTTCGCCCGCGCCCTGGACTGGTACCTGGACACCCTGGGGATGATCGTCAGCGACTTCCTGTTCCTGGACGGACAGCGCGAGCGCGGGCCGACCATGGCGTTCATCCGTTGTGACCAGGGCGGCCTGGCCGTGGACCACCACACGCTGGCCATGCACCTGGGACCGGGCAACGGCTACGTCCACTCCGCCTACCAGGTCACCGACCTCGATGCGATCGCCGGAGGCGGTGAGTACCTGGCCGAGCGCGGCTACCGGCGCAGCTGGGGCATCGGCCGGCACATCCAGGGCAGCCAGCTCTTCGACTACTGGCGCGACCCCGACCGCTTCATGCTGGAGCACTTCGCCGACGGCGACCTGTTCTCCTGCGACATCGAGCCTGGCTGGGCGTCGATGTCGGCGAGCGGCCTGGCCCAGTGGGGCCCGCCGGTCACTCGCGACTTCCTGGGCACGAACCCGTCCCCCGCCAAGCTCCGCGAGGTCATGGCGGCCCTGCGCGGCGACAACGAACTCGACCCCGCACGCCTGCTGGGCCTGATGAAAGCGATGAGCTCATGA
- a CDS encoding TetR-like C-terminal domain-containing protein, whose protein sequence is MRALGGATQARPELADAVYESMVEPELETMRAVIDRAVERGEVTAKNLALGFLPHLIAGATLARPVVDRAEADPEFLSRYVDDVVLPTLLSPEVP, encoded by the coding sequence CTGCGGGCACTCGGCGGCGCGACGCAGGCCCGTCCTGAACTGGCTGACGCCGTGTACGAGAGCATGGTCGAGCCCGAGCTGGAGACGATGCGCGCGGTGATCGACCGCGCCGTCGAGCGTGGCGAGGTGACGGCGAAGAACCTGGCACTCGGTTTCCTGCCCCACCTCATCGCCGGGGCGACCCTCGCCCGACCGGTCGTCGACCGCGCCGAAGCGGACCCCGAGTTCCTCAGCCGCTACGTGGACGACGTGGTCCTGCCGACGCTGCTGAGCCCTGAAGTCCCCTGA
- a CDS encoding expansin EXLX1 family cellulose-binding protein has translation MMTARQAARRRRRRQRQRQRLGAGAAVALAAAGVIACLVMASAPDRETGAASVAVAPGASTQVSAPTEPPTGTPPLNGSPTPTGGPDATGTLAPTAGASTTAARPSATKAPRTTPAAAPAAGRIQPGTTYQGVATVYEAGNGDGSCLFGPSDSMMIAAMNTTDYESSRACGAYVLVRAANGNSVTVRITNECPLPCAPGQLDLSEQAFAKLVDPKLGRIPITWSLLSPRTSDTISIRYKVGSSPYWCGIQAIGHRNPLARLEVRGSNGWRPLPRTDYNYFLSADGSGCGGAIRITDIYGERLTVDGIALRPNVVQPTQVQFVRH, from the coding sequence ATGATGACAGCGAGGCAGGCCGCGCGGCGGCGCAGACGCAGGCAGAGGCAGAGGCAGAGGCTAGGGGCGGGCGCCGCGGTGGCGCTTGCCGCTGCGGGCGTCATCGCCTGCCTGGTCATGGCCTCGGCCCCCGACCGCGAGACCGGCGCCGCGTCGGTCGCGGTCGCGCCCGGCGCCAGTACCCAGGTGAGCGCCCCGACCGAACCGCCGACCGGCACTCCGCCACTGAACGGGAGCCCCACCCCGACAGGCGGCCCGGATGCGACGGGGACCCTGGCCCCGACGGCCGGTGCGTCCACCACGGCGGCGCGGCCGTCGGCCACCAAGGCGCCCCGGACGACACCCGCCGCGGCGCCGGCGGCCGGACGGATTCAGCCCGGGACCACCTACCAGGGAGTCGCCACCGTCTACGAGGCCGGGAACGGCGACGGCTCCTGTCTGTTCGGCCCGAGCGACAGCATGATGATCGCGGCGATGAACACCACCGACTACGAGTCGTCCAGGGCGTGCGGCGCGTACGTGCTCGTCCGCGCGGCGAACGGCAACTCCGTCACGGTCCGGATCACCAACGAATGCCCCCTGCCCTGCGCGCCCGGGCAACTCGACCTCAGCGAACAGGCCTTCGCCAAGCTCGTCGACCCCAAGCTCGGCAGGATCCCGATCACCTGGAGCCTGCTGAGCCCGCGCACGTCCGACACGATCTCCATCCGGTACAAGGTCGGGTCCAGCCCCTATTGGTGCGGCATCCAGGCGATCGGCCACCGCAATCCGCTGGCGCGGCTTGAGGTCCGCGGCAGCAACGGCTGGCGGCCGTTGCCCCGTACCGACTACAACTACTTCCTCTCCGCCGACGGCAGCGGGTGCGGCGGTGCGATCAGGATCACCGACATCTACGGCGAACGACTGACGGTCGACGGGATCGCGCTGCGTCCGAACGTCGTGCAACCGACCCAGGTCCAGTTCGTCCGGCACTGA
- a CDS encoding class I SAM-dependent methyltransferase → MDSDAIKSCCAAAYSSDVVALLLGDSYHPGGTTLTRRLADALALTPGARVLDVASGRGTTALLLADVYDAEVEGVDYAPANTTLAQGAAQAAGLTDRARFTTGDAEHLPYPDGVFDAVVCECALCTFPDKPQAAAEFARVLKPGGRLGITDVTIAPDRLPPELTGLGAHIACIADARPLEEYAEILSVAGLRTLRTERHDGAMLRMIDQIEARLTLLRMTAPYKLTATGIDLAAAPTALAAARTAVADRALGYALLTAEKARGGI, encoded by the coding sequence ATGGACAGTGACGCGATCAAGTCCTGCTGCGCCGCCGCGTACTCCTCCGACGTCGTCGCCCTGCTGCTCGGCGACTCCTACCACCCCGGCGGCACCACGCTGACCCGACGCCTCGCCGACGCCCTCGCACTCACCCCGGGCGCGCGGGTCCTGGACGTCGCCTCCGGGCGCGGAACGACCGCCCTGCTGCTCGCCGACGTGTACGACGCCGAGGTCGAGGGGGTGGATTACGCGCCGGCGAACACCACCCTCGCCCAAGGCGCCGCCCAAGCGGCCGGACTCACCGACCGGGCCCGGTTCACCACCGGGGACGCCGAGCACCTCCCGTACCCGGACGGCGTCTTCGACGCCGTGGTGTGCGAGTGCGCGCTGTGCACCTTCCCCGACAAGCCACAGGCCGCGGCGGAGTTCGCCCGGGTGCTGAAGCCCGGCGGCCGGCTCGGCATCACCGACGTCACCATCGCCCCCGACCGGCTCCCGCCCGAACTCACCGGCCTCGGCGCCCACATCGCCTGCATCGCCGACGCCCGCCCGCTGGAGGAGTACGCGGAGATCCTGTCCGTCGCCGGCCTGCGCACCCTGCGCACGGAACGCCACGACGGCGCGATGCTTCGGATGATCGACCAGATCGAGGCGAGACTGACCCTGCTGCGCATGACCGCCCCGTACAAGCTCACTGCCACCGGCATCGACCTCGCCGCCGCCCCCACGGCCCTGGCGGCCGCCCGCACAGCCGTGGCGGACCGCGCGCTCGGCTACGCGCTGCTGACGGCGGAGAAGGCGCGTGGGGGGATCTGA
- a CDS encoding TetR/AcrR family transcriptional regulator, whose product MPTSAPPKNRFERRRAETRLALVRAARRILAETGDTSASIQAIAERADVGFGSFYNHFESKTELFDAAVADALEEFGQVIDERVRGIEDPAELVAAGFRLTAQMADSHPELLRILRDRGLAHIHSEGGLAPRALRDLEIGIASGRFTCTSATIALSAVGGTLMSLVALRLAHPDLDGDEAAADLAEMVLRMLGVPAQDAHEVTRRPLPQLG is encoded by the coding sequence ATGCCGACGTCAGCCCCGCCCAAGAACCGCTTCGAGCGACGCCGCGCCGAGACCCGTCTCGCGCTCGTCCGTGCGGCCCGGCGGATCCTCGCGGAGACGGGCGACACCAGTGCCAGCATCCAGGCGATCGCCGAGCGCGCGGACGTGGGTTTCGGCTCCTTCTACAACCACTTCGAGTCGAAGACGGAGCTGTTCGACGCCGCCGTGGCGGACGCCCTCGAGGAGTTCGGGCAGGTCATCGACGAGCGCGTACGAGGGATCGAGGACCCGGCCGAGCTCGTCGCGGCGGGCTTCCGGCTGACCGCCCAGATGGCCGACTCCCACCCGGAACTCCTGCGGATCCTGCGCGATCGCGGTCTGGCCCACATTCACTCCGAGGGGGGCCTCGCCCCACGAGCGCTGCGCGACCTGGAGATCGGCATCGCCTCGGGCCGCTTCACCTGCACCAGCGCGACCATCGCCCTGTCCGCCGTGGGCGGGACCCTGATGTCCCTCGTCGCACTGCGGCTGGCCCACCCCGACCTCGACGGTGACGAGGCCGCCGCCGACCTGGCCGAGATGGTCCTGCGCATGCTCGGCGTCCCCGCGCAGGACGCCCACGAGGTCACCCGGCGTCCGCTGCCCCAGCTCGGCTGA
- a CDS encoding acetoacetate--CoA ligase → MSIPHATPYPEPFFTPDPEAAAGSRIADFARWAARHQGAEGVQDPTDYQALYRWSVTDLEGFWAAVWEYFGVDAATPYERVLAEETMPGARWFPGATLNYAHHALRDLRPDAPAITALDETGSGYEITGRQLRDQVASVAATLRELGVGQGDRVVGYLPNTPHAIIAFLATVSLGAVWSVCGQDYAPKAAADRFTQIRPTVLITADGYLFNGTTHDRRAASLELADALSTLKATILVEHVGLGWPEARHAGLTVPWEDAAARTEHLGFAPVPFDHPLWVVFSSGTTGPPKGIVHGHGGVLLEHLKTLGLHTDLGLGDRLLWYTTTHWMMWNLVVSTLLTGATTCTYDGSPAPLARPDILWQLADRHKVTVFGTSPQYLLAMAKLGIDLSAHDLSAIRVIGSTGSTLPASAYPWVRDHVGAGVLLASTSGGTDVVSAFAGSAPTTPVRAGELSAPNLGVALAAYDAEGFPVIDRVGELVITRPMPSMPLYFWNDPQGSRYHDAYFGAYPGVWRHGDWITLTSHGSLIVHGRSDATLNRNGVRLGSADIHEIVERFPEIAEALVIGAEEPDGGYWMPLFVVPAPGITLDDALRHRIRDAIRAGASPRHVPDEILSVPAIPHTRTGKKLEVPVKRLLQGIPAEQILDPAAVDNPELIDFYAQLGAARSKRAAHRGQPAPVPDHPHTEARVACRHDQRGSHSEVDPGPPDQPRKLNRT, encoded by the coding sequence ATGAGCATCCCGCACGCCACGCCGTATCCGGAACCCTTCTTCACTCCCGACCCGGAGGCGGCCGCCGGCAGCCGCATCGCCGACTTCGCCCGATGGGCGGCCCGGCACCAGGGCGCAGAAGGCGTCCAGGACCCCACCGACTACCAGGCCCTGTACCGCTGGTCGGTCACCGACCTGGAAGGATTCTGGGCCGCGGTGTGGGAGTACTTCGGCGTCGACGCGGCGACGCCGTACGAGCGGGTGCTGGCCGAGGAGACCATGCCGGGCGCCCGCTGGTTTCCCGGCGCCACCCTGAACTACGCCCACCACGCGCTGCGCGACCTGCGGCCGGACGCTCCCGCGATCACCGCTTTGGACGAGACGGGATCCGGCTACGAGATCACGGGTCGGCAGCTGCGCGACCAGGTCGCCTCCGTCGCGGCCACCCTGCGCGAGCTGGGTGTCGGACAGGGCGACCGGGTGGTGGGCTACCTGCCCAACACCCCGCACGCGATCATCGCCTTCCTCGCCACCGTCAGCCTGGGCGCGGTGTGGTCGGTGTGCGGCCAGGACTACGCCCCCAAGGCCGCCGCCGACCGATTCACCCAGATCCGGCCCACCGTCCTCATCACCGCGGACGGCTATCTCTTCAACGGCACCACACACGACCGCCGTGCCGCTTCGCTCGAACTGGCCGACGCGCTGTCGACGCTGAAGGCCACGATTCTCGTGGAGCACGTGGGCCTTGGCTGGCCCGAGGCCCGGCACGCAGGGCTGACGGTTCCCTGGGAGGACGCGGCGGCCCGCACCGAGCACCTCGGCTTCGCCCCCGTACCGTTCGACCATCCCCTGTGGGTCGTCTTCTCCTCCGGCACCACGGGCCCGCCCAAGGGCATCGTCCACGGCCACGGCGGCGTCCTGCTCGAACACCTCAAGACCCTCGGCCTGCACACCGATCTGGGCCTCGGGGACCGCCTGCTGTGGTACACCACCACCCACTGGATGATGTGGAACCTGGTCGTCTCCACCCTGCTCACCGGCGCGACCACCTGCACCTACGACGGCAGTCCGGCGCCGCTCGCGCGACCGGACATCCTGTGGCAGCTCGCGGACCGCCACAAGGTCACCGTCTTCGGTACCAGCCCCCAGTATCTGCTGGCCATGGCCAAGCTGGGCATCGACCTCTCCGCGCACGACCTCTCGGCCATCCGCGTCATCGGCTCCACCGGATCGACTCTGCCCGCCTCCGCCTACCCCTGGGTCCGTGACCACGTGGGCGCCGGCGTCCTCCTGGCCTCCACCAGCGGCGGCACGGACGTCGTCTCCGCCTTCGCCGGCAGCGCCCCCACGACCCCGGTCCGGGCGGGGGAGCTCTCCGCCCCCAACCTGGGCGTGGCGCTCGCCGCCTACGACGCCGAGGGCTTCCCGGTCATCGACCGGGTCGGCGAACTGGTCATCACCAGGCCCATGCCGTCCATGCCGCTGTACTTCTGGAACGACCCCCAGGGCAGCCGCTACCACGACGCCTACTTCGGGGCCTACCCCGGCGTGTGGCGCCACGGCGACTGGATCACCCTCACCTCCCACGGCTCGCTGATCGTCCACGGCCGCTCCGACGCCACCCTCAACCGCAACGGCGTACGCCTCGGCAGCGCCGACATCCACGAGATCGTCGAACGCTTTCCCGAGATCGCCGAGGCCCTTGTCATCGGAGCGGAGGAGCCGGACGGCGGCTACTGGATGCCCTTGTTCGTCGTCCCGGCGCCCGGCATCACCCTGGACGACGCCCTGCGGCACCGGATCCGCGACGCGATCCGCGCCGGCGCCTCACCCCGCCACGTCCCCGACGAGATCCTCTCCGTGCCGGCCATCCCGCACACGAGGACCGGCAAGAAGCTCGAAGTCCCGGTCAAGCGCCTGCTCCAGGGCATCCCCGCCGAGCAGATCCTCGACCCCGCGGCGGTCGACAACCCCGAACTCATCGACTTCTACGCCCAGCTGGGCGCGGCACGGAGCAAGCGCGCGGCACACCGTGGGCAGCCCGCCCCGGTACCAGACCATCCGCACACCGAAGCACGAGTGGCCTGTCGGCATGACCAGCGCGGCAGCCACTCCGAGGTCGATCCTGGTCCCCCTGATCAGCCCAGGAAGCTCAACCGCACCTGA
- a CDS encoding bifunctional 3-(3-hydroxy-phenyl)propionate/3-hydroxycinnamic acid hydroxylase, protein MSAASRIPVVIIGAGPVGVTAALLLARHGVRSIVLERHRDVYPLPRAVAVDDEIRRILQSVGVHEEFAALARPARGLRLLDARRRVIAEFPRSAHGHHGFPQTSMFDQPELERLLRAALARRPECELRGGVEVVSVTQDTDGPNGSTGPVRVAFRRDGSDGNGSGEVEHLWADAVLGCDGAGGLTRDAIGAVWEDLHFEESWRVVDVRTSRRVSTWEGAEQICCPTRPATFMRIGEDRYRWEFRLAGHEPLDGPEGLERLRELVAPWVDLPRDAASGGDFEVIRQAQYTFRARLADRWRRGRVFLLGDAAHLTPPFVGQGLCAGLRDAHNLTWKLARVLQQGADEALLDTYERERKPHARHLIRIAVVVGWAMTGGQDRAAAIRRAVVGAACRIPGVTATVSRDLSPALAAGPLVRRRPRLVGHVLAGTSCPQPWVVVDGRRVRLDDVLGDSFAVLTTVPPTPRVTAVATSIGARVIRVDDLGDDGTLAAWLARGRADAVLLRPDRVVLDTVPAGTGDFSDTAAWALLLHTARRPAEGLPSPLPRSTTR, encoded by the coding sequence GTGAGCGCCGCGTCCCGGATACCGGTGGTGATCATCGGGGCGGGGCCCGTGGGAGTCACGGCCGCCCTCCTGCTCGCCCGCCACGGAGTGCGCAGCATCGTCCTGGAACGCCACCGGGACGTCTACCCTCTGCCGCGTGCCGTCGCCGTGGACGACGAGATCCGTCGGATCCTGCAGAGCGTCGGCGTCCACGAGGAGTTCGCCGCCCTCGCGCGCCCGGCGCGCGGGCTGCGGCTCCTGGACGCCCGGCGCCGCGTGATCGCCGAGTTCCCGCGCTCGGCTCACGGGCACCACGGCTTTCCGCAGACCAGCATGTTCGACCAGCCCGAGCTGGAACGCCTGCTCCGCGCAGCTCTGGCGCGGCGTCCCGAGTGCGAGCTGCGGGGCGGCGTGGAGGTCGTGTCCGTCACCCAGGACACCGACGGACCGAACGGTTCGACGGGTCCGGTCCGGGTCGCCTTCCGCCGCGACGGCAGCGACGGCAACGGCAGCGGCGAGGTGGAGCACCTGTGGGCCGATGCCGTCCTCGGCTGCGACGGCGCGGGCGGTCTCACCCGCGACGCCATCGGCGCCGTATGGGAGGACCTGCACTTCGAGGAGAGCTGGCGAGTCGTCGACGTGCGCACCAGCCGCCGCGTGTCCACCTGGGAAGGCGCAGAGCAGATATGCTGCCCGACCCGGCCGGCCACCTTCATGCGCATCGGCGAGGACCGCTACCGCTGGGAGTTCCGGCTGGCCGGCCACGAGCCCCTGGACGGCCCGGAGGGGCTGGAGCGCCTGCGCGAGCTGGTCGCCCCCTGGGTGGACCTGCCGCGTGATGCCGCGTCGGGCGGCGACTTCGAGGTGATCCGGCAGGCGCAGTACACCTTCCGGGCCCGCCTGGCCGACCGGTGGCGCCGGGGTCGTGTCTTCCTGCTGGGCGACGCGGCTCACCTCACCCCGCCTTTCGTCGGGCAGGGGCTGTGCGCGGGCCTGCGCGACGCCCACAACCTCACCTGGAAACTGGCCCGCGTTCTCCAACAGGGCGCGGACGAAGCACTGTTGGACACCTACGAGCGCGAACGCAAGCCGCACGCCCGCCACCTGATCCGCATCGCGGTCGTCGTCGGCTGGGCCATGACCGGCGGACAGGACCGCGCCGCGGCGATCCGCAGGGCCGTCGTGGGCGCTGCCTGCCGCATCCCAGGCGTGACAGCGACAGTGAGCCGCGACCTCAGCCCCGCCCTGGCCGCCGGTCCACTGGTACGGCGCCGCCCACGCCTGGTCGGCCACGTGCTTGCCGGCACCTCGTGCCCGCAGCCCTGGGTGGTCGTCGACGGCAGACGCGTGCGTCTGGATGACGTCCTCGGGGATTCCTTCGCCGTCCTGACCACCGTGCCACCCACCCCGCGGGTGACGGCCGTGGCCACGTCGATCGGCGCACGCGTGATCCGCGTGGACGACCTGGGCGACGACGGCACCCTTGCCGCCTGGCTGGCACGCGGCCGGGCGGATGCCGTCCTGCTGCGTCCCGATCGCGTCGTGCTGGACACGGTCCCCGCCGGCACCGGCGACTTCTCCGACACCGCCGCCTGGGCCCTGCTGCTGCACACGGCCCGCCGCCCCGCCGAGGGCCTGCCCTCACCCCTGCCGAGGAGCACCACACGATGA